One window from the genome of Anopheles coluzzii chromosome X, AcolN3, whole genome shotgun sequence encodes:
- the LOC120952216 gene encoding exostosin-2: MTFPLKFSAKKAQELLLPSAPGKKQPPHVRWYVAAGAMVLLLLALLLLGGLGGHGEAGAERVSLDLADIPPVVLDKEAELARARNRNCTYWDCFNVYRCGQRAPTLDDGGGGGDGEMDAERISIYVYPLKEYLDADSRRPAGQLSREFYRIVQTVVDSPYYTANPNEACLFLPTLDTLNQNRIDTTLVGKALASLPYWENGENHLIFNFLPGTRPDYSTVLDVNTDRAIIVGAGFDSWTYRTEFDVSVPVYSAALEEYRWPERPVDRTVLLVAAQLNLFPRQFRILQELTYDYPNELLLLQRCPTTTAKVDELADLVAGGQQADEAHRPPAGSTEDVRCSFPHGNEHEYPALLATGTFCLVARGVRLGQPALLEAMAAGCIPVVMADNYVLPFADLLDWELLAVRLPEANLHTIVPVLRAISAERVAEMQAQIRSVYRRYFASLDRIVLTVLEQLNDRIFPHRSRTYLHWNVGPEAGVTQNPLFLPLIAPKAQGFTAVILTYDRLESLYILIQKLATVPSLQKMLVVWNNQRKAPPHPSLFPKIGKPLKIIQTAANRLSNRFYPYEEIETEAILTIDDDIVMLTADELDFGYEVWREYPDRIVGFPSRTHVWDNATGRWRYESEWTNQISMVLTGAAFHHKYWSYLYTHAMPGNIKEWVDEHMNCEDIAMNFLVSNVTNKPPIKVAPRKKFKCPECTNNEMLSADLNHMTERTACINRFAEIYGTMPLRTVEFRADPVLFKDNFPEKLKRFNDIGSL; the protein is encoded by the exons ATGACGTTTCCGCTGAAGTTTAGCGCCAAAAAGGCGCAGGAGTTGCTGTTACCGTCCGCACCGGGCAAGAAGCAGCCACCGCACGTGCGCTGGTACGTGGCGGCGGGGGCGATggtgctgctcctgctcgcGCTCCTATTGCTCGGCGGGCTCGGGGGCCACGGGGAAGCCGGCGCCGAACGGGTGTCGCTCGATCTGGCCGACATACCGCCGGTGGTGCTGGACAAGGAGGCGGAGCTGGCCCGGGCCCGCAACCGGAACTGCACCTACTGGGACTGCTTCAACGTGTACCGGTGCGGGCAGCGGGCACCGACGCTCGacgatggcggcggcggtggcgacgGGGAGATGGACGCCGAGCGCATCTCGATCTACGTCTACCCGCTGAAGGAGTACCTCGATGCGGACAGCAGGCGGCCGGCCGGGCAGCTGTCGCGCGAGTTCTACCGGATCGTGCAGACGGTCGTCGACAGCCCGTACTACACGGCGAACCCGAACGAGGCGTGCCTGTTTCTGCCGACGCTCGACACGCTCAACCAGAACCGGATCGACACGACGCTGGTCGGGAAGGCGCTTGCCTCGCTGCCGTA CTGGGAGAATGGCGAGAATCATCTGATCTTCAACTTCCTGCCCGGCACCCGGCCCGACTACAGCACGGTGCTGGACGTGAACACGGACCGTGCCATCATCGTCGGGGCCGGCTTCGACAGCTGGACGTACCGGACCGAGTTCGACGTGTCCGTGCCGGTGTACAGTGCCGCGCTGGAGGAGTACCGCTGGCCGGAGCGGCCGGTCGACCGCACCGTGCTGCTCGTGGCCGCCCAGCTCAACCTGTTCCCGCGCCAGTTTCGCATCCTGCAGGAGCTCACCTACGACTACCCgaacgagctgctgctgctgcagcgctgTCCCACCACCACGGCGAAGGTGGACGAGCTGGCGGATCTCGTCGCGGGCGGGCAGCAGGCGGACGAGGCGCATCGGCCACCGGCCGGCAGCACCGAGGACGTCCGGTGCAGCTTCCCGCACGGGAACGAGCACGAGTACCCGGCGCTACTGGCGACCGGCACGTTCTGCCTGGTGGCACGGGGCGTCCGGCTCGGCCAGCCCGCCCTGCTCGAAGCGATGGCCGCCGGCTGCATCCCGGTCGTGATGGCGGACAACTACGTGCTGCCGTTCGCCGACCTGCTCGACTGGGAGCTGCTGGCGGTCCGGCTGCCCGAAGCGAACCTGCACACGATCGTGCCAGTGCTGCGGGCCATCTCGGCCGAGCGGGTCGCGGAAATGCAGGCCCAGATCCGGTCCGTCTACCGGCGCTACTTCGCCAGCCTCGACCGGATCGTGCTGACCGTGCTGGAGCAGCTGAACGATCGCATCTTTCCGCACCGGAGCCGCACCTACCTGCACTGGAACGTGGGGCCGGAGGCGGGCGTCACGCAGAACCCGCTCTTCCTGCCGCTGATCGCACCGAAGGCGCAGGGCTTCACCGCCGTCATCCTCACGTACGATCGGCTCGAGAGCCTGTACATACTGATCCAGAAGCTCGCGACCGTGCCGTCCCTGCAGAAGATGCTGGTCGTGTGGAACAACCAGCGGAAGGCGCCCCCGCACCCGTCCCTCTTTCCCAAGATCGGCAAGCCGCTCAAGATCATCCAGACGGCGGCGAACCGGCTGTCGAACCGGTTCTACCCGTACGAGGAGATCGAAACCGAGGCCATCCTCACGATCGACGACGACATCGTGATGCTGACGGCGGACGAGCTCGACTTCGGGTACGAGGTGTGGCGCGAGTACCCGGACCGGATCGTCGGCTTCCCGAGCCGGACGCACGTGTGGGACAACGCGACCGGCCGGTGGCGGTACGAGTCCGAGTGGACGAACCAGATCTCGATGGTGCTGACCGGGGCCGCCTTTCACCACAAGTACTGGAGCTACCTGTACACGCACGCGATGCCGGGCAACATTAAGGAGTGGGTGGACGAGCACATGAACTGCGAGGACATTGCGATGAACTTCCTGGTGAGCAACGTGACGAACAAGCCGCCGATCAAGGTGGCGCCGCGCAAAAAGTTCAAATGCCCCGAGTGCACCAACAACGAGATGCTGTCCGCCGACCTGAACCACATGACCGAGCGGACCGCCTGCATCAACCGGTTCGCGGAGATCTACGGCACCATGCCGCTGCGCACGGTCGAGTTCCGGGCGGATCCGGTCCTGTTCAAGGACAACTTCCCGGAAAAGCTGAAGCGCTTCAACGACATCGGCAGCCTTTAA
- the LOC120952296 gene encoding translation initiation factor eIF-2B subunit epsilon translates to MSKAKAIENKEIVQAIVIADSYNDNFQPFTSTKPLALLPVANVPLIEYTLETLNRNGVEEVIVFCSSHIDQVKRHIADRQAARCTWSTGMRVSIVSSEACRSIGEAIRDLDSRNTIRGSVLLLGVESVTNADLAALLEEHKRLAKVDRGAVMTVVYKEGLRRMRTGNEVLVAHDPTTRRLLYHQRLAQHERERSFELPLDLFLANRDVAVCHGLLDPQIAVCSQAALPLFADNFDFLTRDDFVRGVLINEEILNSRIYVAKLAREEYAMRVNNWQSYHLVSLDVINRWVYPLVPDTAISEFRQQYKHFRNNVYRHRNVRLSRSCELDGDLVVGEECEIREGTYLRQSVVGRGCRIGRNCRIVNSFLLEGVTVGDGTVLSHCVLERAVTVGSRCTIEPGTVLGEGVEIPDGLTVGGLLLQASEPAADEWGTTPVEKIADRAYTIPVLDEEDSDSDEEEGGSGQPALNQPHAIAPLPERYPASVYEPSDEECDSGPASPVPEDANIFLSEVVESLKRGLAEKSNAEYLILEINSSRYAYNMALCEVNYYVVKAILQIMLQQDGVATNTVGTLRRLLAYFGVVFRNYIRDRDAMMDCLKALEEMCPASETVRAKLPQLVHYLYEADLIGEQVIIEWYDGLADAGLQAALSKLVQWLQESSEEEEDDDDDDEEEED, encoded by the exons ATGAGCAAAGCGAAGGCGATCGAAAACAAGGAAATCGTACAGGCGATCGTGATAGCCGACTCGTACAATGACAACTTTCAACCGTTCACGTCCACGAAACCGCTG GCTCTGCTGCCAGTCGCCAATGTGCCGCTGATCGAGTACACGCTCGAAACGCTCAACCGCAATGGGGTGGAGGAGGTGATAGTGTTCTGCAGCAGCCACATCGATCAGGTGAAGCGGCACATCGCGGACCGGCAGGCCGCCCGATGCACCTGGTCGACCGGCATGCGGGTGTCGATCGTTAGCTCCGAAGCGTGCCGCAGCATCGGCGAGGCGATCCGCGACCTGGACTCGCGCAACACGATCCGGGGCagcgtgctgctgctcggcgtAGAGAGCGTCACGAACGCGGACCTGGCGGCCCTGCTCGAGGAGCACAAGCGGCTGGCGAAGGTGGACCGGGGCGCGGTCATGACGGTGGTGTACAAGGAGGGCCTGCGGCGGATGCGCACCGGCAACGAGGTGCTGGTGGCGCACGATCCGACCACCCGCCGGCTGCTCTACCATCAGCGGCTGGCCCAGCACGAGCGGGAGCGCTCGTTCGAGCTGCCGCTGGACCTGTTCCTGGCCAACCGGGACGTGGCCGTCTGCCACGGGCTGCTCGATCCGCAGATAGCCGTCTGCAGCCAGGCGGCACTGCCCCTGTTCGCGGACAACTTCGACTTTCTGACGCGCGACGACTTCGTGCGGGGCGTGCTGATCAACGAGGAGATCCTGAACAGCCGCATCTACGTGGCGAAGCTGGCGCGGGAGGAGTACGCGATGCGGGTGAACAACTGGCAGAGCTACCATCTGGTCAGCCTGGACGTGATCAACCGGTGGGTGTACCCGCTCGTGCCGGACACGGCGATCAGCGAGTTCCGGCAGCAGTACAAACACTTCCGCAACAACGTGTACCGGCACCGGAACGTGCGGCTCAGCCGGTCCTGCGAGCTGGACGGCGATCTGGTGGTGGGCGAGGAGTGCGAGATCCGCGAGGGCACCTATCTGCGCCAGTCGGTGGTGGGGCGGGGCTGCCGCATCGGGCGCAACTGTCGCATCGTGAACAGCTTCCTGCTGGAGGGCGTCACCGTTGGCGACGGGACCGTGCTGAGCCACTGCGTGCTGGAGCGGGCGGTCACGGTGGGCAGCCGGTGTACGATCGAACCGGGCACGGTGCTCGGCGAGGGCGTGGAGATACCGGACGGGCTGACGGTGggcgggctgctgctgcaggcgaGCGAACCGGCGGCGGACGAGTGGGGCACCACGCCGGTGGAGAAGATAGCGGACCGGGCGTACACGATACCGGTGCTGGACGAGGAGGACAGCGAttcggacgaggaggagggcGGATCGGGCCAGCCGGCCCTGAACCAGCCGCACGCGATCGCGCCGCTGCCCGAGCGCTATCCCGCCTCCGTGTACGAACCGTCCGACGAGGAGTGCGACAGTGGGCCCGCCTCGCCGGTGCCGGAGGACGCGAACATCTTCCTGTCGGAGGTGGTGGAATCGCTCAAGCGGGGCCTGGCCGAGAAGAGCAACGCCGAGTACCTGATACTGGAGATCAACTCGTCCCGGTACGCGTACAACATGGCGCTGTGCGAGGTCAACTACTACGTGGTGAAGGCGATACTGCAGATCATGCTGCAGCAGGACGGCGTGGCGACGAACACGGTCGGCACGCTGCGCCGGCTGCTCGCCTACTTCGGCGTCGTGTTTCGCAACTACATCCGCGACCGGGACGCGATGATGGACTGTCTGAAGGCGCTCGAGGAGATGTGCCCGGCGAGCGAGACGGTGCGGGCCAAGCTGCCCCAGCTGGTCCACTACCTGTACGAGGCGGATCTGATCGGCGAGCAGGTCATCATCGAGTGGTACGACGGGCTGGCGGATGCCGGCCTGCAGGCGGCCCTGTCCAAGCTGGTACAGTGGCTGCAGGAATCtagcgaggaggaggaggacgacgacgacgacgatgaggaggaggaagattAA
- the LOC120950388 gene encoding BTB/POZ domain-containing protein KCTD5, which translates to MATVNLNPNGCPVATPTAVGSSTSIHSIQGKDQWVKLNVGGTCFLTTKTTLSRDPNSFLSRLIQEDSDLISDRDETGAYLIDRDPRYFAPVLNYLRHGKLVLDDGLSEEGVLEEAEFYNVTHLIGLLKDNIARREQRPAADKKRVYRVLQCQENELTQMVSTMSDGWRFEQLINIGTQYNYGTEENAEFLCVVSKECANTLIGREVESNDRAKVLQQKGSRM; encoded by the exons ATGGCAACGGTCAATCTGAATCCGAACGGCTGCCCGGTGGCGACCCCGACCGCGGTCGGCTCCAGCACCTCCATCCACTCGATACAGGGGAAGGACCAGTGGGTGAAGCTGAACGTGGGCGGCACCTGTTTCCTCACCACCAAAACGACCCTCTCCCGCGATCCAAACTCGTTCCTGTCACGGCTCATCCAGGAGGACAGTGATCTCATCTCCGATCGG GACGAAACCGGTGCGTATCTGATCGATCGTGACCCGCGGTACTTTGCGCCGGTGCTGAACTACCTGCGCCACGGCAAGCTCGTGCTGGACGACGGCCTGTCGGAGGAGGGCGTGCTGGAGGAGGCCGAGTTCTACAACGTGACGCACCTGATCGGCCTGCTGAAGGACAACATTGCGCGGCGGGAGCAGCGGCCGGCGGCGGACAAGAAGCGCGTGTACCGGGTGCTCCAGTGCCAGGAGAACGAGCTGACGCAGATGGTGTCGACCATGTCGGACGGGTGGCGGTTCGAGCAGCTGATCAACATCGGCACGCAGTACAACTACGGCACGGAGGAGAACGCCGAGTTTCTGTGCGTGGTGTCGAAGGAGTGCGCCAACACGCTGATCGGGCGCGAGGTCGAGTCGAACGATCGGGCCAAGGTGCTGCAGCAGAAGGGCTCGCGGATGTAA
- the LOC120950378 gene encoding cuticle protein 3, which produces MKHLLAGLAVLCISLATVQAARIKIPAKSRNDDLFSEDEFTFPAEDNKDPTNFTGNVMKASIVMAEVRNQGKGKFKYAVETENGIEIEQIGKLKNDSKTFVVMGSYTYTGANGKRYRVRYTADEFGYHPITELDLDIPELNQVQPTQRTISPLKFTTRPTTARTTTTTTTTTTTTTEKPVLQEDGYHYDRPDNAYLPPNNEYLPPPQPDIDYLPPKEDGPRQYDEPADQFLPPKYDLRVGGLE; this is translated from the exons ATGAAGCAT CTACTGGCAGGACTCGCCGTACTGTGCATATCGCTGGCAACGGTCCAGGCAGCACGCATCAAGATCCCGGCCAAAAGCCGCAACGATGATCTGTTCTCCGAGGACGAGTTTACGTTCCCGGCCGAGGATAACAAGGATCCGACCAACTTCACCGGCAACGTGATGAAGGCATCGATCGTGATGGCGGAGGTGCGCAACCAAGGCAAGGGCAAGTTCAAGTACGC GGTAGAGACGGAGAACGGTATCGAGATCGAGCAGATTGGAAAGCTGAAAAATGATTCCAAAACGTTCGTCGTGATGGGCTCGTACACGTACACCGGTGCGAACGGTAAACGGTACCGGGTGCGCTACACTGCCGACGAGTTTGGCTACCATCCGATCACCGAGCTGGATCTGGACATTCCCGA GCTAAACCAAGTACAACCTACTCAGCGAACGATCAGTCCGCTCAAGTTTACCACCCGACCGACTACGGCTCGGACAACCACCACGACGACTACCACCACGACCACTACCACCGAAAAGCCGGTCCTGCAGGAAGATGGCTACCATTACGATCGCCCGGACAACGCGTACCTGCCGCCGAACAACGAGTATCTGCCACCGCCCCAGCCCGACATCGACTATCTGCCGCCGAAGGAGGACGGGCCGCGACAGTACGACGAGCCGGCCGACCAGTTCCTGCCACCGAAGTATGACCTGCGCGTCGGCGGGTTGGAGTGA